The DNA region GATAGATAGAGAGTACGTTCTCGGCGAAAGCTAACGGTCCTTGCTTGCTTGCCAGGGGAAAAGGTGGCCGTTCTTCAGTTATGGTTAATGGTTTTACCGAGTCGGTCGGGTCAGCGAGCTGCCGGACAGCAGGGCAAAAGTTCGGCGAAGCTTGTGATGAAGTTTCTTTACCGTGTAGTACCATGTAGCTGGGGAGCAAATTGCAGCTGGAACCTGGAAGCCTGCTGGTAGGTTTACAATTCCGTGCAGGAGTTGGAAACGGCAGGTTAGAAAGTAGGCCTGCCAGTTGACTAACTCGTCATCGGTTTTTTCTTCCACTACTGGCTGAAATGCGTCTCTGGATTCACACTGTCGTGGAGTATATTCAGTATAGTTTCGGCGATTGGCATTGGCCTGCAAGGCCTGGCATTTCCAGAGATGACGCGGAGCCTGATAACATCAAGACGGTGGTTCCGAAATGCTCGAGTGAATCAGAGACGCGCTGAACAAAAGCCTCGCGATGGCACCTCGAAGATTCCGCTGCTCGTGAGGGGAAACGAACAAGCGAAGCGTTCTTCTCGACAAGTGTATTTGTCCGTACTTCTGCCGCGACACGACACGGCTAGCAAGTGCTGTGTCTTTAGTGAGGCGCCCCGCGCCTGTGCTTCCCGATCGGTAGCTAGCAGAAGATGGCGGTTCGGCTGGCTAGGACGGGTACAAATTCACGGAAGAGGACAAGTTTGTTGAACCTGTCGACAAGCCGATGCAAAGCGTAACACGACGAGACGAGTACTATACATCATGCAGATCGCCTTGGAATGTTCAGTTGGCAGAGATAATAGAGAACATAGGCAGTGTCCTCTGATGGCTTGGTATCCTGCTACGGGAGATTCCTATGGGTGCAGTTCGCTAGACTCTAATGTACCGAGGAGATCGGAGCTCGTCCCAGGCAaatcctttttttttcccttcttcttcttcttttgttgTTGTTGAAACGGTTGGTGCCGATGTTAGTAGACTGTGATGTGCAGAGTTGATTGGCTGTCATGATCAGAGTGAGAAGAGGAAATTGCATTGTGGTTTTAGGTGAGAGATTTATTGCGCGGATCCTTGTACCCTACTGATGTTAGCGGGAAGCTGTTGTGATATTCGGTTGATCAGATCGGATGGCGAAATTACATTAGCTTTCAGTCTATTTAATGTAACTTGCTGTATTACTAAGCATGGAATCACTCACTCTGGGAACTACGGAGTAGAAAAGCTGATGCTGTACACTGACGCTTTTCAGGCAGACAGGCAGACAGCCAACAACGTTCATCACCACTCACCAGCAAGACCGCAAAGAGTTGTTTCGGCCTTTTGGGTCGGGCTGGGATAGTTGGGCGGATGATGAAGGTTTTGGATTACCCcctcaaaagaaaaaagaaggtTTTGGATTGGGATGTAATATAGCCATAGGGCTGGGCGCCATTTTGTTGGGCCATGGCTAAATTGGGCCGCTGAAGCGGGCCATGCATAGTCTGGGCCGATATATATGAGGCCCACTTATtgctcgtcgccgtcgtcggtgCTGCTGGTGCAGTGGTGCTGCTGCTTCATGGATGGATGGGTACAGAGTACAGACTGGAGGCAACAAAACAACATCCGTCGAAAGGAACGGCTCAAActtaaaaaaaaaggagaagaaaTGAAAAGAACGGATCATGTACCCTTCCATTCGTTGCAAATTTGCAGTTAGAAAATTTAAAGATATGAACCGTCGATCGTAATTGTCTTGTCGCATTTCATCTACATGCTCTGGGTTTAGGCAATATATCGAGCAGTTGAGAGCAAATTCCAGCGACATTTCTCTTGAATTTGTGCTTGCCTAATGGAATAAGCATGCTACTTTCCGTTCCGCTAGGATCCAGTGAAGAAGTAGTCAGAAAGAAGCCAAGAAGGTTCGGTGCAGCCGTAGAAGTTGGTCAGATGGCAACAACGTACAACAGTACAACATGAAGCTGAGGCAACGCCGTCCTCACAATTCTTCCCCCGATCCACACTCCCTCTCCCAAACCACACAAACCTCAACCCCGAAAACAATGGAACGAAACAAGAAGCCACCAGCCCGAGGTGCAGCGGCAATCAAGAGCAGATCAGCAGAGACGAGCGCACGTGCCATCAGCAGCAatggccgccgccgcaaccACCTCCTCCCACCTGCTCTTGCTCTCCCGCCAGCAGGCGGCCTCCCTCCGATGCCGCCTCTCCTTGCTCGGCCAACCCAGGAGGCCCGGCAGGGCCGCGGCCGGCCAGGCCCAGGCGCCGGGTGCCGGCGTGCGGTGCATGGCGGCCGTGGACACGGCGCCCGCAGCCACGGAGACGAGCAGCACGAAGAGCAGCTACGAGCTCGTGACGCTCACGACGTGGCTGCTGAAGCAGGAGCAAGCCGGGGTGATCGACAACGAGATGACCATCGTGCTGGCCAGCATCTCCACGGCGTGCAAGCAGATCGCCGCGCTCGTGCTGCGCGCGCCCATCTCCAACCTCACCGGCGTCCAGGGCGCCGTCAACGTGCAGGGCGAGGACCAGAAGAAGCTCGACGTCATCTCCAACGAGGTAAGTGACTCGACTGGAAAATTAAACATTCCAACGCGATCGAGCAGCACAGCCATCAATCAAGAGCACGACGCGCGCGCGCAGGTGTTCTCTAACTGCCTCAAGTCGAGCGGGCGCACCGGCGTGATCGCGTCGGAGGAGGAGGACGtgccggtggcggtggagcAGAGCTACTCGGGCAACTACATCGTCGTGTTCGACCCCCTCGACGGCTCCTCCAACATCGACGCCGCCGTCTCCACCGGCTCCATCTTCGGCATCTACGCCCCCAACGACGAGTGCCTCGCGGACGTTGAGGACAATGGGACCGTACGTGCCAGTCTTGGCTCCCCACGTCCTGGCTCATGCGCAGTTCTTTCCAGGCGTTCCGTGTAACGAATGCATCTCCAACCGTGCGTATGCAGCTTGATTCCGTGGAGCAGAGGTGCGTCGTGAGCGTGTGCCAGCCGGGGAGCAACCTGCTGGCCGCCGGCTACTGCATGTACTCGAGCTCGGTCATCTTCGTGCTCACCGTCGGCACGGGGGTGTACGTGTTCACGCTGGACCCCATGTACGGCGAGTTCGTGCTGACGCAGGAGAAGGTGCAGATCCCCAAGGCCGGCAAGATCTACGCCTTTAACGAGGGCAACTACGCGCTCTGGGACGACAAGCTCAAGCAGTACATGGACAGCCTCAAGGAGCCCGGCGACTCCGGCAAGCCCTACTCGGCGCGGTACATCGGCAGCCTCGTCGGCGACTTCCACCGCACGCTGCTCTACGGAGGGATCTACGGGTACCCCAGGGACAAGAAGAGCAAGAACGGCAAGCTGAGGCTGCTCTACGAGTGCGCGCCCATGAGCTTCATCGTGGAACAGGCCGGCGGCAAGGGCTCCGACGGCCACCAGAGGATTCTTGACATCACGCCGACAGAGGTAGGATGTACAGACTATTAGAGGATGTGACGAATGCAATAGCTCTCAATTAGCGCATTTGAAAGTTAAATTGTGCCCAGCTGAATTCGATACCAAGAGATCTTAAGCTTTTGTGCTCGTGCCGTGCAGATCCACCAAAGAGTGCCCCTGTACATTGGGAGCGTGGAGGAAGTGGAGAAGGTGGAGAAATTCCTGGCATGAATGTACCTGCTTAATGCGAGAGCTCTTTCATCAGATGAACTGCTACGACCGACCATACAGTATATATTGTAGAATTTTGTTGTGATGATGCGGAAGAAATCCATTTTGAAGAATTCCGTTCTCGAGTTGTGAAGTTAGGGAGGGGATTCATATCACGTATGGTTTCAATTTTCATATGCTACGGAACTTTAAAAGGTTCTGCACTTTTTATGTCAAAACGTGTGAGCACAGGATTGAGACAGAGGGAAAAAACAGAACTACTAGTTCTCTGATCGTACGAACAAGCAGATCACAGATTTTACAGAACCGGCGTTCTGTATCGCTCACGTTTATTTATGAAACTACTAGAACAAAGACACAACGGACTCGAGTACTTGAAGCCTCGACGGACACACAAACAAGCAGGTTTACAGAAGAACCACACTGACTAAACTGAAACCACCGCACACAACAGAACGCATTCGTTTGCAGAACAGGCACTTGGAGCTCCACGTGCCACGCGTGCTCCTTCCTTTCTAGCCGGTGATCTGGACGGGCTTGACGTCGGGCCTCTTAGCCTCCTCCTTGGGCACGGTGACGGTGAGCAAGCCGTTCTCCATGGACGCCTTGATCTGCTCTGCCTTGGCGTTCTCCGGCAGCCTGAACCTGCGAAGGAACCTGCCGCTGCTGCGTTCCACCCGGTGCCACCGGTCGTTCTTCTCCTCGTGCTCCTTGCTGCGCTCGCCGCTGATCTGGAGGACGTTGCcgtcctccacctccaccttgACCTCCTCCTTCTTCAGCCCCGGCACGTCCGCCTTGAAGACGTGGGCCTCCGGCGTCTCCTTCCAGTCGATGCGCGCGCCGGCGAATGCCGCGGTCTCGGAGTCGGAGGGGATGCGAGGGAAGAGGCTGCCGCCGCTTGAACCGAACGGGAAGCCCTGGAAAGGGTCCCAGAGGTCAAGGGAGAAGGGGTCGAAAGCGTTGGCACGGGGGATCAGCGACATTGTCGAATGGATGGCGATACGAGTTGGTGATTGAACTGAAGGTTGGAACGGTTCTTGAGATCGAGTGGCTCGTGCGATCAAAGAGGCTTGGCTTCCTGAGTTCTGAACTTCTGACCGGTATGCTTCGGTCTTTCTTGCCTGCTCTGTCCCGGCGGCGGGGATGGCAAGAATTTATAGCGATGCGACGACGACCGATGGGCTCAGGCGGTAGTGGGCTCTGGGAAGTTCTGGATTGTACGAGAAGGTATTGTGTGTGGGCTGGCGGTGAAGAAGAAATCCATTCGCTCGAGAATATTCTACTAGTTCTAGCAATTGGGTACGGCCCATAGTAATCCATTCTGGATTTTGATCCAACAAGCTTCTAGCCCATGCTACCGCCTACGCGAAATTTCCGGTACCCCAACACCACCCTAGAAATTGCTTGCCCTCTCACAGCAGGTGGACCCCACCGGTCGGAGACCTCGCTCCGCCGCTCCGGCACCGGTAAAAGCTAACCCCGCACGCTGGAACTGGGACCCACAACTCAGGCGGTCAGGCGTGCTCGATTCGTGCTTCTGGTTCGTCGTCCCTTCGCTTCTCCACCTCCGCGCCCGTTCCCCACTTCCCCTTGCGCATCTCTCTCTCTGCGCTCGTGGTGCTCAGCCATGGCGGACTACCACTTCGTATACAAGGACGTGGAGGGGGCGACCACGCAGTGGGACGACATCCAGCGCCGCCTCGGGAATCTGCCGCCGAAGCCGGAGCCTTTCAAGCCGCCGCCCTTCGCCCCCAAGGTCGACGCCGACGAGCAGCCTAAGTCCAAGGAATGGCTCGACGCGCGCGAGCCCGAGGAGCTCGAGGAACTCGAGGACGACCTGGACGACGACCGCTTCCTCGAGCAGTACAGGTAGTCTCTCTCCTCTGGTTCGATCCGTGTATGGGTCCTGATTGCTGATCCGTGATGGTGTCCTTTTTCCCGCCTTTTCTCGTCTGCATGTTGCGATGCTCCAGTGACTGTAGGCCTTGTTTGGCAACTGGGAGTGGTTATACATGTGTAAAATACTGAAATCACCCAGGGGGGAATTGGGTTGATCAACCTCCCATCACACAATCCGCAAATGTGATTACTGATTCATGACAACTAAATAGGTGCAAATGGGATTCATGATGACTGTTGGGCTAGTCCCATCTACGAGCCTAAACCCATCTATGAGATAAATATCTAGTTTCCTTACTGCCTACTAAATAGAACAAAATTGGAATAAAATACCCAGGTATCTGAACCTGAATATAAAAAGAactaattatagactaattttACAGGGACAAGGCATCATGTTGAGGGCGTTACTTGCCTCTCTTGGGCAGCTGTATCCCAGATCTCGCACTGCCTCAAGCTGAAAGCTGCCGGCTATGTGCGGGGATGTGTCCTTGAGCACAATGGCTACTGAATCGATTCAGCCAACCAGATCTACCGATGGATTCGTTGAAAAATGTTAAATCCATGGGAATGTGAAACCTCAGGAGGAGGCGATGCGAAAGGGGAAGGGATAGgtggaagagggagaggggctAGCCATAGCCAAGCACCTGGGTGGAGGAACAGGCGACATCGTTATTTTTGTTGCCGAGGAGGTGAGCAGGGCAAGCGACAGGGCGGTGCGAGCGTTCCTGTCCCGGCCAGAGGTGAAGATTCTTTTCTCCCATGCGGTTCAACAGGGTTTGAGTAAAAAAATTTCCAACCCTGCCCTTGCCAAATGCTCTTTTCCACACACCACACATGTATTTTCCCAACTTGGGTCTGTCCCCAAGTGGCGGGGTTTCATCCTCAAACCATGTCGAGCCTGTACTTGCCAAACGAGCCTGTGGTGTCTGGTTTGATCTAACTCGCGTGGTCGACTTATATAACTCGTGCGCTACTGTGTCATATGATATTTTTCCATTGCTGATCTGGATTCAGCGCAGTACTACCTGGGCTTTGGATCGTTCAATGCGCTTTGAAATTGGTTTGGTACAAGTGGGAATTTATTCTGATGATTTGATGTAATTTGATGCTTGCAGGAAGATGAGGCTAGCAGAGCTCAGGGAGGCAGCAAAAGCTGCTCGGTTTGGCAGTATACTGCCCATCACCAGCTCAGACTTTGTGCGTGAGGTGTCTCAGGCACCATCAGATATCTGGGTTGTTGTTTTCCTCTTCAAGGACGGGTAGCTCTTTCTTCATTCAGTTGCAGCCCTTGAGATGATATGTTAATGATTATGCAACAGGACTTTATGATTCATTTTGTATGATTCCACTAAACTGAAATAGGAGCAGATAGAACTGAATTCAGATTTTGGACGCACTGTTTCTAGTTATGTTGGTTTTCTATGGCAAATTGCCTAAAAAAATGTAGGGAAAGTACGAAATATGACTATGGCTTGCTGTAGGATTGTGCTGTGCCTAATAGCCAGAGAATTTATTGTAGTGAAATAGGTCTCATCTTTGATCCATTAATTTATGAGCATGTTTTCATGAACCTAATGACAAACAGATGGCTTAGCAACTGTTCCGCAGTgtgtttcttttccttttctaattGGACTTACTGGGCATTGTTATGTTGATTTTTTCCACTTGAATTTGTTATGTAGTTAGTGGTATTAACTCTCTGTGCACTCCTATTTCCTGGAAACCTTGATCGGAAATGTAGGATCATGTCTAATTAACCAAGTATCATACAGTAGACTTTCAGCGTGGAGGATCTCCCCGAATTTGCTGTGTTTCTTTTCTGTATGCTATTTTACTGTTTCCACAAGGTGCTTGCATCAAATTTATACAATAAGAATATCTGAATGCATTAGAATGTAATGATCTCCATATAATCTGATGCACGATGTTCTTAGTAAGTTGTGGTGCTTATCAATTTCTATAAAATCTGATGGCAGGATACTGGAATGTGGGTTGCTTCAAAATTGTTTGGAAGAATTGGCTACAAGATACCCAGGAACAAAATTTGTTAAGATTATCTCCACAGACTGCATTCCCAACTACCCCGATAGAAATGTCCCTACAATACTGGTGTATAACAACAGTGCTGTCAAAGGGACTTATATTGGTTTGCAGAAGTTCGGTGGAAAGAGATGCACGCCTGAGTGTAAGTTATTACACAGCAAAATTAGTATCCAGTATCCAGTTTTCCCATTAGTTGACTGATTCTAGTTGCTCCAATTCTGTGTGCTGTAGATCGTACTTTTTGTTTAGCGCACATAAAATTGTGAATGTCATATGCCTCTTTAGTGCCACTATCAGCTCTTTTTGGATACACCACCTGAACTTCCTTCAGGAAAATATTTGACCTTCATATAACATTTTTTAATTCAAAAATAAACAAACCGGTATGACATGCATGTCTGCAATGTGTACACCTCCAGATCCAGTCCTGATATATGTTTGTCTTGTTTCATGTGTCAATTAGTTAGACGGTGTTTGTCTAAATTAGGAGCATGCTGGTCCACAGTTATACAGTAGTGTTAGCATATCATTAATCCTTTTCCGTAATGAGAGATTAGAAAATCTATCTTCCACATTTAAACGACACTGAATTTATTGAAGCTTTCTTTTACTGCAGTATCATTCCAAAGTTACTTCAGTGCTATATATGGGTTCAATCTACTTGTGTTAACTCACTGTCATATTCCTTTCAGCTGTTGCATTAGCACTTTGCCAGTCAGACCCAGTACTGAATGATGGGCATGGCGGCAGCGATTCATCCCGGGACAATGTCATAGAAGGCGTACGCAGGAAGTTCATAGAGAAGGTAGTGGCCCAGCATGAAGAGCGGGAAGAAGAGGATAGTGACTAAGCTTATACTGTTTGCGTTTGTTTGCCTCAGATGGCAGATCAAATTTGGTTCTGCTGTTTACTGAACTTATGTGGTTGCATGGGTGAAATTTGTCACAGTTTTCTGATTTTATCTGGTTTGCGGGCGAAGTTTTTCAAGGTTTACTGATCTTATTGCCCGGTTCTGGTGTTATGGCTAGAGATTTGTGAACTATTCTACACGGTGGCAGTAAAATCTTTTAGTAGTCTTTCAGCTGTAACGTAACTCCATACTCTTGTTTGAGAGATCAGAGAAAGCAGTTGGTGCAGTTGGATCACGCCCAGTATGCGCTATGGGCGCAAGAGGTCGAACATCTTATTTTGGGATACAGCAGGGAAAAACTATGGATCTATCTTATTTTGGGATACAGCAGGGAAGTCTGGTTCAAACTTTTGCGAGAATGGGGCAGCAGGCGATTGCACCAACTGCTTCGGTGGGGAGTTTTGCTGATTGGTTGCTGGGATCCCAAAAGGATAGGCAAGGCTCAGCGAAAAGCTTTTGATTCATTCGTCACCCTCACCCTTTCACCGGTTTCATCTTTGGCGGCCACCATCAACCCCTTGTCCCTGCTTCCTGCTCCTGGTCGCTTGAGCTCCTCACTGATCTCTACCAGAGTACCAGTAGTGTCAATCCCGTCAGGTGCATAGAGCCTGGTTGGACACGGCGCAGTGTTTTGGATAAAATTCTCACATATCTTAGTTAAAAACTGAGCTAAATCAGAAAATCACAAAGGTTTCTTAGGTTCCTTCCTCCATATACACAGAAGATAAAAGTTCACGTGAAATTTCAGCATAATGCTAGATTAATTCAGTTTGAATTCAAGATCCAGCATAGGGTAAAAGTCACGACAGCACAATCTCCACTGGCCCAGCAAAGATAGAGAGAACAGGCATTTTGGTATGGGAAGGACACAAGGAAGAGGCGACAAGCTGCGCAATGCAATGCATCAGTCTGCCGTCCAGCTCTGCTCCACAACCTCCCGCACTTTGCGgttgtactcacgcttgttctCGCTGAACATGCGGGCAGCTTCAGAGTTTGCAGGCGAATTCGGGTTTGGATCACACAGCAACGACTGCAAGTGGCACACCCTCAGGTTAGTCACACAATGCAACCATCAACATATATGGTTTCAGCCCAAAAAGAAAAACATTGATGGTTGAGAAACATCATTAGGGTCTACATAAACAGAACCAACATTTTGGCTCAGCACAGACATGCAGATTCATATGTAAACAAAAACACGTGCTTAGAGCAATAAACTAACTACCATCTAGAAGAGTTTAGATGCTGAGAATTCACATAGCCAGTATGGAGTATGTCCCAAACATAAACTTTATAGCACGATATGGATTGCAAAGTTAAATAATATTGTAACAAGCAAAAGTCACAAATATTGGAAAACAAATAACCTGAGCTGCTAAGAAACAAAAGATTTCTTGTATGGTGTACCTGGATGGATGTAAGTATAGCAGCTACATCATATATTGGGCTCCACTGATTCTGCAGGATATCTAAGCATATGCTCCCATCAGCATAAACTGCACACCATAAAAACAATATGTTAGCATTTAAGTGGAGATTAGAATATAATGTTATCCATAGAGGCATAGACCACAGCAGATATATCAGCATTCAGCAGAAATCAGAGTAGAAAGAAAGGCCGAGTGCCATTGGTTCAAAATCAAAAGCACTACATGCACTCCAAATATGCTGTGTATGCATCAGCATGCTTTACTGATGCAAGCACAGTTATTGTAGAAGCATAGATATTCACAACACTAGTGCACATCTATAAAGAAGATAACGAAAAGCACGGGACATTTGTCAATATACTCAATCTCAGATGTCTTAGTGCTTAGAACAGGAAAAAAAACAGAACATGCTTGACACTTGAAAAAGTAAAAATATACTGAGGATAAAATCATATCTATTTGTTTTCGTGAGTACGAAAAAAACAACTTACTGTTAGGATGAAACATCCGAGAAACAAACCGCACAGTTGGTGGCTTGTTTGGATATTCTTCAGTAAACTGGAGAGTCAGCTTGAACGTACCTGACAATAAAACAGCATATCAGTGAAAGGAGAGCAGTCAAACTATGTagtaggggggggggggggggggggagcaaaGGTATACATGATCTAAGAGACATGGTGTTAGTCACTCTTAACTGATTGGAACAATTTTCAATT from Panicum hallii strain FIL2 chromosome 9, PHallii_v3.1, whole genome shotgun sequence includes:
- the LOC112876170 gene encoding 17.4 kDa class I heat shock protein-like, which translates into the protein MSLIPRANAFDPFSLDLWDPFQGFPFGSSGGSLFPRIPSDSETAAFAGARIDWKETPEAHVFKADVPGLKKEEVKVEVEDGNVLQISGERSKEHEEKNDRWHRVERSSGRFLRRFRLPENAKAEQIKASMENGLLTVTVPKEEAKRPDVKPVQITG
- the LOC112875245 gene encoding phosducin-like protein 3, with protein sequence MADYHFVYKDVEGATTQWDDIQRRLGNLPPKPEPFKPPPFAPKVDADEQPKSKEWLDAREPEELEELEDDLDDDRFLEQYRKMRLAELREAAKAARFGSILPITSSDFVREVSQAPSDIWVVVFLFKDGILECGLLQNCLEELATRYPGTKFVKIISTDCIPNYPDRNVPTILVYNNSAVKGTYIGLQKFGGKRCTPESVALALCQSDPVLNDGHGGSDSSRDNVIEGVRRKFIEKVVAQHEEREEEDSD
- the LOC112876168 gene encoding fructose-1,6-bisphosphatase, chloroplastic — its product is MAAAATTSSHLLLLSRQQAASLRCRLSLLGQPRRPGRAAAGQAQAPGAGVRCMAAVDTAPAATETSSTKSSYELVTLTTWLLKQEQAGVIDNEMTIVLASISTACKQIAALVLRAPISNLTGVQGAVNVQGEDQKKLDVISNEVFSNCLKSSGRTGVIASEEEDVPVAVEQSYSGNYIVVFDPLDGSSNIDAAVSTGSIFGIYAPNDECLADVEDNGTLDSVEQRCVVSVCQPGSNLLAAGYCMYSSSVIFVLTVGTGVYVFTLDPMYGEFVLTQEKVQIPKAGKIYAFNEGNYALWDDKLKQYMDSLKEPGDSGKPYSARYIGSLVGDFHRTLLYGGIYGYPRDKKSKNGKLRLLYECAPMSFIVEQAGGKGSDGHQRILDITPTEIHQRVPLYIGSVEEVEKVEKFLA
- the LOC112875246 gene encoding ubiquitin-conjugating enzyme E2 2-like, translating into MSTPARKRLMRDFKRLMQDPPAGISGAPQDNNILLWNAVIFGPDDTPWDGGTFKLTLQFTEEYPNKPPTVRFVSRMFHPNIYADGSICLDILQNQWSPIYDVAAILTSIQSLLCDPNPNSPANSEAARMFSENKREYNRKVREVVEQSWTAD